The following DNA comes from Massilia sp. KIM.
TTGCCTCCCGCAAGGGGAAGAGAGGCGGGTCTCCCGGATGCCATGCCCGCCAACAAACTCGATGCCCCCTGCATGAGTGGCGACGTAGTGCGCCATTTTCGATGCGAGCTTTTCTGTCGCAGCGCCGATGCAGCAGCAGCGAGAGTGCCGATGGCCATCCGGACGAAGTCGGATTTGTCGGGCTTGCTCTTCACGACGGGCTTGCGCACTAGGAGTCAAGCAGGGACGGCTGGCGGCCGCCAAGACGCGTAGCCGATGCAGCAGGCAAGCGATGCATCGAGAGGTGAGCCATCGGTCCGAAGCCGGGCCTGCCACCCATCAGTAGCCGGATGAGATCGCCCATGCTCTCCAGTAGGCGAGCCTGACGCAGCGGTCCGACATCGATCGGTTGCAGACCGAGAACACGTGCAAGCTGTGCGACGTCTTCTTTTGCTGTCGCATCGTCGCCGGCGATAAAGGCGGATACCGATAACGATTCAAGCTGGTCCGCAGGAAGTTCATATGCTTCCATCGCAAGATTATTGAAAGCCTTCACCACCCGCGCATCCGGGAGATCACGCTGGGCCCGTTCAGCAAGAGAGTCCTCAACGGCCGGATAATTGAAGCCCTCGGGTATCGAAAAGTTGTTGAGATCGACAAGGATTTTCCCTTTTGCCAAAGTCTTGTCGATCAGCTGAGACGGCATCAAGCCTCGTGCAGTGAATAGCAGGATGTCGCCATAGCCGGC
Coding sequences within:
- a CDS encoding NADPH-dependent F420 reductase → MNKEMKMKTFRIGILGSGNMGRTLGLRWAEAGHEVFFGSQFEHELATVRQHATVPVSTGSLDEAAGYGDILLFTARGLMPSQLIDKTLAKGKILVDLNNFSIPEGFNYPAVEDSLAERAQRDLPDARVVKAFNNLAMEAYELPADQLESLSVSAFIAGDDATAKEDVAQLARVLGLQPIDVGPLRQARLLESMGDLIRLLMGGRPGFGPMAHLSMHRLPAASATRLGGRQPSLLDS